From the genome of Psychroserpens ponticola, one region includes:
- a CDS encoding alanine/glycine:cation symporter family protein, whose product MEQLNLLSEKFSSLAWGIPLIVLLIGGGLYLLLISRFLPFRFFGHAIQVLRGLYDDPNDPGEISHFKALTTALSSTIGMGNIAGVALAISVGGPGAMFWMWISAIVGMSTKFFTSTLAIMYRGKDSNGDLQGGPMYFIREGLVKNWKFLAIMFSVFGMLGALPVVNVNQLKQAINDIILIPNGVEVSTSTNLIIAGVLVIITSIVILGGLKRISNIASKLVPSMVILYFILVLIILALNYTEVPKYFLMIFTDAFEANSLDTESHKDVIGGVLGALILLGIKRGAFSNEAGIGTAPMAHGAAKTNEPVREGLVAMLGPVIDTLIVCTLTAMAILVTGVWETTSGNGVTLTASAFQDAMPGYGQYLLMICVFIFSISSLFSYAYYGTKCMSFLIGADKKHYYNYIYILSIVLAATVPFNTVINFIDGIFAFMAIPTMLATILLAPRVVKEIKAYRTRLKNT is encoded by the coding sequence ATGGAACAACTTAATCTATTATCTGAAAAATTTTCTTCCCTTGCTTGGGGAATTCCCTTGATCGTTTTACTCATTGGAGGCGGACTTTATCTACTTTTAATTTCTAGGTTTTTGCCATTTCGCTTTTTTGGGCATGCTATTCAAGTATTGAGAGGACTATATGATGATCCAAATGATCCAGGAGAAATTAGTCATTTTAAAGCGTTAACAACCGCATTGTCTTCTACAATTGGTATGGGAAATATTGCTGGAGTTGCACTTGCAATTTCTGTTGGTGGACCAGGAGCAATGTTTTGGATGTGGATTAGCGCAATTGTAGGAATGAGTACCAAATTTTTTACTTCAACTTTAGCCATTATGTATCGAGGCAAAGATAGCAATGGTGATTTACAAGGTGGACCAATGTATTTTATTCGTGAAGGATTAGTGAAAAACTGGAAATTTTTGGCAATTATGTTTTCCGTTTTTGGAATGTTAGGAGCTTTACCTGTTGTAAATGTCAATCAGTTGAAACAAGCTATAAATGATATTATATTAATTCCCAATGGTGTAGAAGTAAGTACATCTACAAATTTGATAATTGCTGGTGTTTTAGTGATTATAACGTCTATTGTAATTTTAGGAGGACTAAAACGAATTAGTAATATCGCTTCTAAACTAGTACCATCAATGGTCATTTTATACTTTATCTTGGTATTAATAATTTTAGCCTTAAACTATACTGAAGTCCCAAAATATTTTCTAATGATTTTCACAGATGCTTTTGAAGCGAATAGTTTAGATACTGAAAGTCATAAAGATGTTATTGGAGGAGTTCTAGGCGCACTTATTCTATTAGGAATAAAACGTGGTGCTTTTTCAAATGAAGCAGGTATTGGTACAGCACCAATGGCACATGGAGCAGCAAAGACTAATGAACCTGTTCGAGAAGGTTTAGTCGCTATGTTAGGTCCTGTAATTGATACTCTTATTGTTTGTACTTTAACTGCTATGGCAATTTTAGTAACAGGTGTTTGGGAAACAACATCTGGAAATGGTGTGACATTAACAGCTTCAGCTTTTCAAGATGCAATGCCAGGATATGGACAGTATTTATTGATGATTTGTGTATTTATATTCAGTATTTCTTCTTTGTTTTCCTATGCATATTATGGCACAAAATGCATGTCATTTTTAATTGGAGCAGATAAAAAACACTATTATAATTACATCTATATTTTAAGTATTGTATTAGCAGCAACTGTTCCTTTTAATACAGTAATTAATTTTATTGATGGCATTTTTGCATTTATGGCAATTCCAACCATGTTAGCGACAATTTTACTTGCA
- a CDS encoding heparan-alpha-glucosaminide N-acetyltransferase domain-containing protein — MISNRLFFIDAVRAFAILMMLQGHFIDTLLNPIYRNTSNLAFQIWSYFRGITAPTFFTISGLVFLFLLLRAKEKGDDYPRIKKGLYRSLLLIIIGYGLRINIFSWLNGELSNTLLIIDVLQCIGLSLIILIGCYVLLRKYVRLLSVLLLVLGCLCFLTEPLYRSLNLSHIPDVFANYMTKKNGSIFTILPWFGFTAFGGFLATVFFSHAHKNRFRLITIFSFFIFGSLLIEYSSWFLMKLYYWTDVELFKASAYYNYLFTRFGNVLLLFGIFYASEPLLKGSIIGKIGQKTLSIYVIHFIIIFGSFTGMGLKHFFSKSLTPIEVLFGAIIFMVLVCIISFHYVKTNAFIYSKLRQVFQRLR, encoded by the coding sequence TTGATATCCAACCGACTTTTCTTCATAGATGCAGTACGTGCATTTGCAATTTTAATGATGTTGCAAGGTCATTTTATTGATACACTTTTAAATCCCATTTACAGAAATACATCTAATTTAGCATTTCAAATTTGGTCCTATTTTCGAGGTATTACTGCACCAACATTTTTTACAATTTCTGGATTGGTATTTTTATTTCTGCTATTAAGAGCTAAAGAAAAAGGAGATGATTATCCAAGGATAAAAAAAGGACTCTATAGAAGTTTATTACTGATTATTATTGGGTACGGATTGCGTATTAATATTTTTAGTTGGCTAAATGGAGAACTTAGTAATACGCTATTAATTATTGATGTATTACAATGCATTGGCTTATCACTAATAATTCTTATTGGTTGTTATGTATTGCTTAGAAAGTACGTGCGCTTGCTATCTGTTTTGCTTTTAGTTTTAGGATGTTTATGTTTTTTGACAGAACCTTTGTATCGCAGCTTAAATTTAAGTCATATTCCAGATGTATTTGCAAATTATATGACTAAAAAAAATGGTTCGATTTTTACTATTTTACCTTGGTTTGGCTTTACTGCTTTTGGCGGATTTTTGGCAACAGTTTTCTTTTCACATGCACATAAAAATAGATTTAGATTAATTACAATTTTTTCTTTTTTTATTTTCGGAAGCCTACTCATTGAATATTCGTCTTGGTTTTTAATGAAGCTATACTATTGGACAGACGTTGAGCTTTTCAAGGCTTCAGCTTATTACAATTACTTGTTTACAAGATTCGGAAATGTACTTTTGTTATTTGGTATTTTTTATGCTTCGGAACCGTTACTTAAAGGTTCAATTATTGGTAAAATTGGACAAAAAACATTGTCGATATATGTCATTCATTTCATTATTATTTTTGGAAGCTTTACAGGAATGGGTTTAAAACATTTCTTTTCAAAATCACTTACACCAATTGAAGTCCTTTTTGGTGCCATTATTTTTATGGTTTTGGTTTGTATTATATCATTTCATTACGTTAAAACCAATGCCTTTATTTACAGTAAACTAAGACAAGTTTTTCAGCGATTAAGATAA
- a CDS encoding acyloxyacyl hydrolase, which yields MNKTSTLIFLFFTIIIYGQEPNATSEPSNAFILTPEVLIGITGESNTDFPYRTLQTQYLINFGWNHLNTTQEWAKRLKYPRTGLSIGYTDFGNKRFLGHAFSLLPFMEFNGFKKERFKVHVGTGLSYFNKKYDFTDNFFNRATSTDLTWSFRLFAYYNLFPSETIDWRIGAGYAHHSNGHTRLPNQGYNSFLVSFSADIKSASKIKNINNLEPIALKKSISDYYLIHLGAGINSLSETFSDKTEVYTISGEYGKIINNTFKLGVGFYYRFYQNYYDYINNNESLVQEGREYDYLKKNPFWNATNFGLTVNGEILLNHIGIDVQFGFNIHKPAYRVDWTLNQGYGVVPTTINEDHGGEFALGELDAYYQLKRLVSARFGLKYYFIGSEKKSNYDFYVGTFINSNFGQADFTEMSFGYIHKFNFEER from the coding sequence ATGAATAAAACATCTACTTTAATATTCCTTTTTTTTACAATCATTATTTACGGACAAGAACCTAATGCAACATCAGAACCTTCTAATGCGTTTATTTTAACTCCTGAAGTATTGATTGGAATAACTGGCGAGTCAAATACAGATTTTCCCTATAGAACCTTGCAAACACAGTATCTCATAAATTTTGGATGGAACCATTTAAACACTACTCAAGAATGGGCTAAGCGACTTAAATATCCAAGAACAGGACTAAGTATTGGTTATACAGATTTTGGAAATAAACGGTTTTTAGGACATGCATTTTCGTTATTACCATTTATGGAATTTAATGGGTTTAAAAAAGAACGGTTTAAAGTTCATGTTGGTACTGGTCTTTCTTATTTTAATAAAAAATATGATTTTACAGACAATTTTTTTAACCGAGCAACGTCAACAGATTTAACTTGGTCATTCAGACTTTTCGCCTATTATAACTTATTTCCTTCTGAAACTATAGATTGGAGAATTGGAGCTGGTTATGCACATCATTCAAATGGTCATACACGTTTACCAAATCAAGGTTATAATTCATTTTTAGTTAGTTTTTCTGCTGATATAAAATCAGCTTCAAAAATTAAAAACATAAACAATCTAGAACCTATTGCGCTTAAAAAGAGTATTTCTGATTACTATTTGATACATTTAGGAGCAGGTATAAACTCACTTTCCGAAACCTTTAGCGATAAAACAGAAGTGTATACTATTTCTGGTGAATACGGAAAAATTATAAATAATACCTTTAAATTGGGAGTCGGATTTTATTATAGATTTTATCAAAATTATTACGATTATATTAACAACAATGAGTCTTTAGTTCAGGAAGGTCGTGAATACGATTACCTAAAAAAGAATCCTTTTTGGAATGCTACAAATTTCGGACTTACAGTAAATGGTGAAATACTATTAAACCATATTGGTATTGATGTGCAATTTGGATTTAACATTCATAAACCTGCTTATAGAGTTGATTGGACGCTAAACCAAGGCTATGGTGTTGTTCCTACAACAATTAATGAAGATCATGGAGGTGAATTTGCTTTAGGTGAATTAGATGCTTATTATCAATTAAAACGTTTAGTTTCTGCGCGATTTGGTTTGAAGTACTATTTTATTGGTTCAGAGAAAAAATCAAATTATGATTTTTATGTTGGTACCTTTATAAATTCAAATTTTGGTCAAGCCGATTTTACAGAAATGAGCTTTGGATACATTCATAAATTCAATTTTGAAGAACGCTAA
- a CDS encoding DUF6252 family protein, with translation MKLKFKYLQFAIIVLLCSCSSSDDSSSKDKISSEFLTVKVNQENFVVESFSAELTEYNVSDEMVISAMSANGDAIYMTLVDYEGADTYAFGSVYIMSASYYNSSEDQYYIVSIANQQPIGSCTIESDNGQQIKGVFNFLGEILPNPDNISPVNVSNGNFVINY, from the coding sequence ATGAAGTTAAAATTTAAGTACCTTCAATTTGCAATCATCGTATTATTATGTTCATGTTCATCAAGTGATGATAGTTCTTCTAAAGACAAAATTTCTTCCGAATTTTTAACTGTAAAAGTCAACCAAGAGAATTTTGTTGTAGAGAGTTTTTCTGCTGAATTGACAGAGTACAACGTTTCAGATGAAATGGTAATTAGTGCAATGAGTGCTAATGGAGATGCTATATATATGACCTTAGTAGATTATGAAGGTGCTGACACATATGCCTTTGGATCAGTATACATTATGTCTGCTTCATACTATAACTCAAGTGAAGATCAATACTATATTGTCAGTATTGCTAATCAGCAGCCCATAGGATCTTGTACAATAGAATCTGATAATGGTCAACAAATTAAAGGAGTATTTAATTTTCTTGGAGAAATACTTCCAAATCCTGATAATATTTCTCCTGTGAACGTATCAAACGGAAATTTTGTAATAAACTATTGA
- a CDS encoding phosphoribosylaminoimidazolesuccinocarboxamide synthase, with product MSNTIIDTNFNFPNQKSLYKGKVRAVYNINDEALVMIATDRLSAFDVVMPKGIPYKGQILNQIATSMMKATEDLVPNWLTATPDPNVAVGHLCEPFKVEMVIRGYMSGHAAREYKAGRRLLCGVEMPEGMKENDKFPNPIITPATKAEMGDHDEDISREDILKRGVVSEDDYIVLEDYTRKLFQRGTEIAASRGLILVDTKYEFGKTKEGKIVLIDEIHTPDSSRYFYADGYQERQDNNETQKQLSKEFVRQWLISNNFQGLDGQTVPEMSDAYIKTVSERYIELYENIMGEPFVKADVSNIQSRIEANVLKYLNQ from the coding sequence ATGAGTAACACAATAATCGATACCAATTTCAATTTTCCAAACCAAAAAAGCCTGTATAAAGGAAAAGTAAGAGCTGTTTATAATATTAATGATGAAGCATTAGTCATGATTGCTACAGATCGTTTGTCAGCTTTTGATGTCGTGATGCCAAAAGGAATTCCGTATAAAGGTCAGATTTTAAACCAGATTGCAACAAGCATGATGAAAGCTACTGAAGATTTAGTACCTAATTGGCTAACAGCAACTCCAGATCCAAATGTGGCTGTCGGACATTTATGTGAGCCGTTTAAAGTAGAAATGGTCATTCGTGGTTATATGTCTGGTCATGCTGCTCGAGAATATAAAGCTGGTCGTCGACTATTGTGTGGTGTTGAAATGCCTGAAGGAATGAAAGAAAACGATAAGTTTCCTAATCCAATTATTACACCAGCAACTAAAGCTGAAATGGGAGATCATGATGAGGATATTTCTAGAGAAGATATTTTAAAAAGAGGTGTTGTTTCTGAAGACGATTATATCGTTTTGGAAGATTATACACGTAAACTTTTCCAAAGAGGAACTGAAATAGCAGCCTCTAGAGGATTAATTTTAGTGGACACAAAGTATGAATTCGGAAAAACAAAAGAAGGCAAAATTGTATTGATTGATGAAATTCACACACCAGATTCGTCACGATATTTTTATGCTGATGGTTATCAAGAACGACAAGATAATAATGAAACTCAAAAGCAATTGTCGAAAGAGTTTGTGCGTCAGTGGTTAATCTCTAATAACTTTCAAGGTCTCGACGGACAAACAGTTCCCGAAATGAGTGATGCGTATATCAAAACCGTTAGTGAGCGTTATATCGAACTCTATGAGAATATTATGGGAGAACCCTTTGTAAAAGCTGATGTTTCAAATATTCAAAGTAGGATAGAGGCTAATGTTTTAAAATATTTAAATCAATAG
- a CDS encoding PhoH family protein: MNELILELEEITPKEFFGAQNANIKILKEYFPKLKIVARGNKIKAYGDADLLEEFDRRMNMLMEHFGKYNKLDENVIERVLTSQSSDDYTTSNKSGEAIIHGVNGKIIKAQTVNQRKLVESVNKNDMVFAIGPAGTGKTYTGVALAVRALKNKEVKRIILTRPAVEAGENLGFLPGDLKEKLDPYMQPLYDALRDMIPAEKLASFIENGTIQIAPLAFMRGRTLDNAFVILDEGQNTTHAQMKMFLTRMGKSAKFLLTGDPGQVDLPRRSISGLKEALLVLKNVEGIGMIYLDDKDVIRHKLVKKVIEAYKSIENRD; the protein is encoded by the coding sequence TTGAACGAACTTATTTTAGAATTAGAAGAAATTACTCCTAAAGAATTTTTTGGAGCTCAAAATGCCAATATTAAAATACTAAAAGAATACTTTCCTAAACTTAAAATTGTTGCTAGAGGTAACAAAATAAAAGCCTATGGCGACGCAGATTTACTTGAAGAATTTGATCGTCGCATGAACATGCTAATGGAGCATTTTGGCAAATACAACAAACTTGACGAAAATGTTATTGAGCGTGTATTAACAAGTCAAAGTAGCGATGATTATACAACATCAAATAAAAGTGGAGAAGCTATTATACATGGTGTTAACGGAAAAATCATCAAAGCACAAACGGTAAACCAACGTAAATTGGTGGAGAGTGTGAATAAAAATGATATGGTGTTCGCCATTGGTCCTGCAGGAACTGGAAAAACCTATACTGGAGTTGCTTTGGCAGTAAGAGCGTTAAAAAACAAAGAAGTTAAACGAATAATTTTAACACGTCCTGCTGTTGAAGCTGGTGAGAATTTAGGATTCCTACCTGGTGATTTAAAAGAAAAATTAGATCCATACATGCAACCGTTATATGATGCGCTTCGAGATATGATTCCTGCAGAAAAATTAGCTAGTTTTATCGAAAATGGAACCATACAAATTGCACCTTTAGCGTTTATGCGTGGTCGAACATTAGACAATGCTTTTGTAATTTTAGATGAAGGCCAAAATACAACGCATGCTCAAATGAAGATGTTTTTAACGCGTATGGGTAAAAGTGCTAAATTTTTATTAACTGGTGATCCTGGTCAAGTAGATTTGCCTAGACGTTCCATTTCTGGACTGAAAGAAGCCTTGCTTGTGCTTAAAAATGTTGAAGGCATTGGCATGATTTATTTGGATGATAAAGATGTTATTCGTCACAAATTAGTCAAGAAAGTGATTGAAGCTTATAAAAGTATTGAAAATAGAGATTAA
- a CDS encoding SAM hydrolase/SAM-dependent halogenase family protein, which translates to MAIITLTTDFGEKDHFAGAIKGAIYSELPEVRIVDISHSVAPFNVPEAAYIIQNAYSSFPRGTIHMIGIDSELNPENKHIAVQLDDHYFICANNGIMSMICSDISPQKIVEINIHDRVATSFPVLDVFVNVACHIARGGTLEVIGKVIETIKPIKNLIPFVNDEKNQIIGSVIYIDNYGNVVTNIKRNFFESIQKTRNYEISARSYKFKKIYDKYSDAINFDIPEEKRYDAGKGLVVFNSSEYLEIAVYKSDCNTVGSASSLMGLKLRDTVTINFIATPVTHKGKEVLER; encoded by the coding sequence ATGGCAATCATCACATTAACAACCGATTTTGGCGAAAAAGACCACTTTGCTGGTGCTATAAAAGGTGCTATTTATAGTGAATTGCCTGAAGTTAGAATTGTTGATATCTCTCATTCGGTCGCTCCATTTAATGTTCCAGAAGCCGCTTATATCATTCAAAACGCCTATAGCAGTTTTCCTAGAGGAACGATTCATATGATTGGGATCGATTCTGAACTCAATCCTGAAAACAAACACATTGCTGTACAATTAGACGATCACTATTTTATTTGCGCCAATAATGGCATTATGAGTATGATATGCAGCGACATTTCTCCGCAGAAAATTGTTGAAATTAATATTCATGATCGCGTTGCTACTAGTTTCCCTGTTTTAGATGTTTTTGTTAACGTCGCTTGTCATATTGCTCGTGGTGGAACTCTAGAAGTGATTGGAAAAGTTATTGAAACGATAAAGCCTATTAAGAATTTGATTCCGTTTGTTAACGATGAAAAGAATCAAATTATTGGTAGTGTGATTTATATTGACAACTATGGCAATGTTGTCACCAATATTAAGCGTAATTTTTTTGAATCTATTCAGAAGACTCGCAATTATGAAATTTCGGCGCGTAGTTATAAGTTTAAAAAGATTTATGATAAGTATAGCGATGCTATCAATTTTGATATTCCTGAAGAAAAGCGTTATGATGCAGGTAAAGGTTTAGTGGTTTTTAATTCTTCAGAATATTTAGAAATTGCAGTTTATAAAAGTGATTGTAACACGGTTGGAAGTGCCTCTAGTTTAATGGGTTTAAAGCTAAGAGATACAGTAACTATTAATTTTATTGCAACTCCAGTTACTCATAAAGGAAAAGAAGTATTAGAACGATAA
- a CDS encoding putative quinol monooxygenase: MFVRIVKMGFDPLKIDEFLSDFEVVKHKIRAFEGCEFLELYRDKHNTNIFFTYSYWNTEADLENYRHSDLFKGVWAKTKPLFNMKPEAWSVDKVVSLN, from the coding sequence ATGTTTGTTAGAATTGTAAAAATGGGATTTGACCCTTTAAAAATTGATGAATTTCTATCTGATTTTGAAGTTGTTAAACATAAAATAAGAGCTTTTGAAGGTTGTGAGTTTTTAGAACTCTATCGTGACAAACACAATACAAACATTTTTTTTACGTATAGTTATTGGAATACTGAAGCTGATTTAGAAAACTATAGACATTCCGATTTGTTTAAAGGCGTTTGGGCTAAAACAAAACCTTTGTTTAATATGAAACCAGAAGCTTGGAGTGTGGATAAGGTTGTGAGTTTAAACTGA
- the gldF gene encoding gliding motility-associated ABC transporter permease subunit GldF — MFAILKKEINTFFASPIGYLVIAVFLLLNGLFLWLFKGQFNILDNGFADLSSFFLLAPWILVFLVPAVTMRSFADEKKQGTLELLLTKPISHFNIVLGKYLGALILIIIALIPTLLYVYTISKLGNPEGNLDIGSVLGSYFGLLFLVAAYTAIGVFASSLSDNQIVAFIIAVFICFFFYFGFEGLSDYKIFGDVLYIERLGMESHFKSMSRGVLDTRDIIYFLSITALFVVATTLNVKRANQ; from the coding sequence ATGTTTGCCATCCTAAAAAAAGAAATCAACACATTTTTCGCTTCGCCAATTGGCTATTTAGTTATTGCTGTTTTTTTATTGCTAAACGGTTTGTTTCTTTGGTTGTTTAAAGGCCAATTTAATATTCTTGATAATGGTTTTGCCGATTTATCAAGCTTCTTTTTATTAGCGCCATGGATTCTTGTTTTTTTAGTTCCAGCAGTTACAATGAGAAGTTTTGCAGATGAGAAAAAGCAAGGTACACTAGAGTTATTATTGACTAAACCTATTAGTCATTTTAATATCGTTCTTGGCAAATACTTAGGTGCATTGATCTTGATTATTATTGCGTTAATTCCAACCTTATTATATGTGTATACCATTTCCAAATTGGGTAATCCAGAAGGGAACTTAGATATAGGAAGTGTTTTAGGTTCTTATTTTGGATTGCTGTTTTTAGTTGCTGCATATACTGCCATTGGTGTATTTGCTTCAAGTCTTTCAGATAATCAAATTGTGGCATTCATAATCGCTGTATTTATTTGCTTTTTTTTCTATTTCGGATTTGAAGGTTTATCAGATTATAAAATATTTGGAGATGTTCTTTATATTGAAAGATTAGGAATGGAGTCGCACTTTAAAAGCATGAGTAGAGGTGTTTTAGATACACGAGACATCATATACTTTTTAAGTATAACCGCTTTATTTGTAGTAGCAACAACATTGAATGTTAAACGTGCCAATCAATGA
- the gldG gene encoding gliding motility-associated ABC transporter substrate-binding protein GldG encodes MIKNKKHIIIIGVTLVAIIVINLISSQVYKRFDLTQDKRYTLSEAAKKTIESVDAPIIVDVFLEGDFPSEFRRLRNETQQILEEFAVSNDNLKFNFINALDDESTRQQRIEQLAQRGMQPFQISVQENGKTSQEVVIPWALASYNEQTVIVPLIKNKIGATDQELVNGSIQNLEYVFAEAFKKLVTPKNKKIAILRGNTQLQDAYVADFLRKLGEHYFLAPFTLDSVASNPQKTLNDIKTYDLIISAKPMEPFTEAEKYVLDQYTMNGGKSLWLTEAVIMDQDSLYNNSGKAVAIMKDLNLNDFFFKYGVRVNPVMVNDLYSAPITLAIGEGSNAQFQPVQWPYSPLAANNPNHPITTNINPVRFDFSSQIDTLKNSVEKTILLRSSKLTRLVGVPSEVDLEIVTQEPDPKAYINPYQSLAVLLEGNFTSVYKNRVKPFQLDNDKVNSVSTKMIVIADGDVIKNEVIKNKPQELGFDRMTGRRFGNSEFLENAVNYLLNNDGLIQIRTKEVALQFLDPIKIEKEKSKWQIVNIALPLMILALFGFVFSYIRKRKYTS; translated from the coding sequence ATGATAAAGAATAAGAAACATATCATAATCATTGGAGTTACATTGGTCGCAATTATTGTGATTAATCTAATTTCTAGTCAAGTATATAAGCGTTTTGATTTAACTCAAGATAAGCGTTATACGCTTTCTGAAGCCGCTAAAAAAACCATCGAATCCGTAGATGCACCAATCATTGTTGATGTGTTTTTGGAAGGTGATTTTCCTTCAGAGTTTAGACGACTTAGAAATGAAACACAACAGATTCTTGAAGAATTTGCTGTTTCAAATGACAATCTAAAGTTCAATTTTATTAACGCTTTAGATGACGAATCTACGCGTCAGCAAAGAATTGAACAGTTAGCACAACGTGGCATGCAACCTTTTCAGATTTCGGTTCAAGAAAATGGTAAAACCTCACAAGAAGTTGTTATTCCTTGGGCTTTGGCAAGCTATAATGAGCAAACGGTTATAGTTCCTTTAATAAAAAACAAAATTGGAGCTACAGATCAAGAACTGGTTAATGGTTCTATTCAAAATTTAGAATATGTTTTCGCAGAAGCTTTTAAAAAGTTAGTCACTCCAAAAAATAAAAAAATAGCTATATTAAGAGGTAATACTCAATTACAAGATGCTTATGTTGCAGACTTTCTTAGAAAACTTGGTGAGCATTATTTTTTGGCGCCTTTTACATTAGATAGTGTTGCTAGTAATCCGCAGAAGACATTAAACGATATCAAAACTTATGATTTGATTATTTCGGCCAAACCAATGGAGCCTTTTACTGAAGCCGAGAAATATGTATTAGATCAATATACAATGAATGGCGGAAAAAGCCTTTGGCTGACCGAAGCTGTTATCATGGATCAAGATAGTTTGTATAATAATTCTGGAAAGGCAGTCGCTATAATGAAAGATTTGAACCTCAATGATTTCTTTTTTAAATATGGTGTTCGTGTGAATCCTGTAATGGTTAACGACCTCTACTCTGCTCCAATTACACTGGCTATTGGTGAAGGCAGTAATGCACAGTTTCAACCAGTACAATGGCCATACTCTCCATTAGCAGCAAATAATCCAAATCACCCAATTACAACGAATATCAATCCTGTTCGTTTTGATTTCTCGAGTCAGATTGACACCTTGAAGAATTCGGTAGAAAAAACCATTTTATTAAGAAGTTCTAAATTAACTAGGCTAGTTGGAGTACCTAGTGAAGTTGATTTAGAAATCGTGACTCAAGAACCAGACCCAAAAGCTTATATAAATCCGTATCAATCATTAGCCGTTTTGTTAGAAGGTAATTTTACATCTGTTTATAAAAATAGAGTAAAACCATTTCAATTAGATAATGACAAGGTGAATAGTGTTTCGACAAAAATGATTGTAATTGCTGATGGTGATGTTATTAAAAATGAAGTCATTAAAAATAAACCACAAGAATTAGGTTTTGATCGAATGACTGGTCGACGTTTTGGGAATTCTGAATTTCTTGAAAATGCAGTCAATTATTTATTGAATAACGACGGATTGATACAAATTAGAACAAAGGAAGTTGCTCTACAGTTTTTAGATCCAATAAAAATTGAAAAAGAAAAAAGCAAATGGCAAATTGTTAATATTGCTTTGCCATTAATGATTCTAGCGCTATTTGGGTTTGTATTTAGTTATATAAGAAAAAGAAAGTATACTTCTTAA